From one Labeo rohita strain BAU-BD-2019 chromosome 8, IGBB_LRoh.1.0, whole genome shotgun sequence genomic stretch:
- the LOC127169266 gene encoding zinc finger BED domain-containing protein 4-like, protein MLERFLAVKVPLSAALSTIDAGLPVLFSSDWDAIESAVRILHPFFQVTEEISAELNVTASKCIHMVRNLQKVTTSMMQQQEKGNIGYRLAEALNGTLQRRCSAYETSRLLSKATILDPCFKTLGFISPQKADEAVKSLSSEGAMFVLEGQAQASTPLASSTANELWHDFDTQVSSQNPRQDFLTELKLYLAEPNIVRTECPIQYWSAKEAKFHLLRELARKYLSVPVTSVPSERNLDVLHESGARSVSGS, encoded by the exons ATGCTCGAACGCTTCCTAGCCGTTAAAGTCCCACTGTCTGCTGCCTTATCAACAATAGATGCTGGACTGCCAGTCCTCTTTAGCTCTGACTGGGATGCGATTGAAAGTGCTGTGAGG ATTCTCCATCCATTCTTTCAGGTAACAGAGGAGATCTCTGCAGAGCTCAATGTAACAGCATCCAAATGCATTCATATGGTTCGAAACCTACAGAAGGTCACCACAAGTATGATGCAGCAACAAGAAAAAGGTAACATTGGATATCGTCTTGCAGAAGCTCTGAATGGTACCCTTCAGCGTAGATGCAGTGCCTATGAGACTTCACG TCTTCTGTCAAAAGCAACCATCCTCGATCCGTGCTTCAAAACACTCGGATTCATAAGTCCACAGAAGGCTGATGAGGCTGTGAAGAGCCTCTCATCTGAAGGTGCAATGTTTGTTTTAGAAGGACAGGCACAAGCATCTACACCTTTAGCTTCTTCAACAGCAAATGAACTTTGGCATGATTTTGACACTCAG gTTTCATCACAAAATCCTAGACAAGATTTTTTAACTGAACTCAAACTGTACCTGGCAGAGCCCAACATTGTTCGAACAGAATGTCCTATCCAGTACTGGAGTGCGAAAGAAGCAAAGTTTCATTTGCTTCGTGAACTTGCAAGAAAATACCTCAGTGTGCCAGTTACCTCAGTACCAAGTGAACGG AATTTAGATGTCCTACATGAGAGCGGAGCTCGATCGGTTTCAGGGTCGTAG